A stretch of the Paracoccus albus genome encodes the following:
- a CDS encoding DUF2493 domain-containing protein translates to MPHQTDIQEDTGVTSAILDHLALHGATPGPGETDHRPLPQPDEVELAMATLFDTTIGLLTGSQLEENLEEVLWSLTSIFHRRLTHIQKLLDDNEFEVRESLAVQDGSEVASVELERLQMIGLKLWDHRDAFEQMRDLAVDHFSAATGSPWLPRTGSKVSHRGLTSAVVDSRAYLSAKRRKETEVHCPEGTRIAFSGGDYQAYDLIWSVLDATHAKYPDMVLLHGGTPKGAEMIAARWADTRGVTQVVFKPDWKRHGKAAPFKRNDKMLETMPQGLIATPGSGITENIVDKARKLGIRIKRIGA, encoded by the coding sequence ATGCCCCATCAGACAGACATCCAAGAGGACACCGGTGTGACCTCCGCCATCCTCGACCACCTCGCACTTCACGGCGCAACGCCTGGGCCCGGCGAGACCGATCATCGCCCCCTGCCCCAGCCCGACGAGGTCGAGCTCGCGATGGCGACGCTTTTCGACACCACCATTGGCCTCCTCACCGGCAGCCAGTTGGAAGAAAATCTCGAAGAGGTGCTTTGGTCCCTCACCTCGATCTTCCATCGCCGGCTTACCCATATCCAGAAGCTTCTCGATGACAACGAATTCGAGGTCCGGGAAAGTCTCGCCGTCCAGGACGGCTCCGAGGTCGCCTCGGTCGAACTCGAGCGCCTCCAGATGATCGGGCTCAAGCTCTGGGACCATCGCGACGCTTTCGAGCAGATGCGCGATCTTGCCGTGGACCACTTCTCGGCCGCCACGGGTTCACCCTGGCTGCCCCGCACCGGATCCAAGGTCTCGCATCGCGGCTTGACCTCCGCCGTGGTGGACAGCCGGGCCTATCTCTCGGCGAAGCGCCGCAAGGAGACCGAGGTGCACTGCCCCGAAGGCACGCGGATCGCCTTCTCGGGCGGGGACTATCAGGCCTATGATCTGATCTGGTCCGTCCTCGATGCCACCCATGCCAAATATCCCGACATGGTGCTCCTGCACGGTGGCACGCCCAAAGGTGCAGAAATGATCGCGGCTCGCTGGGCAGATACCCGGGGCGTCACCCAGGTGGTCTTCAAGCCCGACTGGAAGAGGCACGGCAAGGCCGCCCCCTTCAAGCGCAACGACAAGATGCTCGAGACCATGCCCCAGGGTCTGATCGCCACCCCCGGTTCGGGTATCACCGAGAACATCGTCGACAAGGCGCGCAAGCTCGGGATCCGCATCAAGAGGATCGGGGCTTAG